A DNA window from Streptococcus mutans contains the following coding sequences:
- a CDS encoding HIT family protein, producing the protein MNDCLFCKIVAGDIPSSKVYEDEDVLAFLDISQATKGHTLVIPKEHVRNALEMTQTQAANLFARIPKIARALQKATKADGLNIINNNEETAGQTVFHAHVHLVPRFADSDEFDIRFVQHEPDFTRLGQLAEDIQKEIEA; encoded by the coding sequence ATGAACGATTGTCTTTTTTGTAAAATTGTAGCTGGTGACATTCCCTCATCAAAAGTTTATGAGGACGAGGATGTCCTAGCCTTTCTTGATATTTCTCAAGCTACCAAGGGGCACACTCTTGTTATTCCCAAGGAGCATGTTAGAAATGCCCTTGAGATGACTCAAACACAAGCGGCCAATCTCTTTGCACGCATTCCAAAAATCGCACGCGCCTTGCAAAAGGCAACCAAGGCTGATGGCCTCAATATCATTAATAATAACGAAGAAACCGCCGGTCAAACCGTCTTTCATGCCCATGTGCATTTGGTTCCTCGCTTTGCTGATTCTGATGAATTTGACATTCGTTTTGTCCAACACGAACCTGACTTTACCCGTCTTGGACAATTAGCCGAAGATATTCAAAAGGAGATTGAAGCATGA
- a CDS encoding ABC transporter ATP-binding protein, producing MLKIENLTGGYVNIPVLKNISFEVADGELVGLIGLNGAGKSTTINEIIGLLQPYEGKISIDGLTLADQEMAYRKKIGFIPETPSLYEELTLKEHLEMIAMAYDIKVEAALARAQKLLELFRLEDKLDWFPIHFSKGMKQKVMIICAFIIDPSLFIVDEPFLGLDPVAISDLTQLLAAEKAKGKSILMSTHVLDSAEKMCDRFVILHHGQIRAQGSLADLRMTFGNAQASLNDIYMTLTKEG from the coding sequence ATGTTAAAAATAGAAAATTTGACCGGTGGTTACGTCAACATTCCTGTCTTGAAAAATATCAGTTTTGAGGTTGCTGATGGTGAGTTGGTCGGGCTCATAGGCCTCAATGGTGCAGGAAAATCAACAACTATCAATGAAATTATTGGACTTTTGCAGCCTTATGAAGGCAAAATCAGTATTGATGGACTGACGCTTGCAGATCAAGAAATGGCTTATCGAAAGAAAATTGGGTTTATTCCAGAAACGCCTAGCCTTTACGAAGAATTAACCTTAAAAGAGCACTTGGAGATGATAGCCATGGCTTATGATATTAAAGTGGAAGCAGCTTTGGCGCGTGCGCAAAAACTGCTGGAACTTTTTAGATTAGAAGATAAACTGGATTGGTTTCCTATTCATTTTTCCAAAGGAATGAAACAAAAGGTCATGATTATCTGTGCCTTTATCATTGATCCGAGTCTTTTTATTGTTGATGAGCCTTTCTTGGGATTGGATCCTGTTGCCATTTCAGATTTGACTCAGCTTTTGGCAGCAGAAAAGGCTAAGGGAAAATCCATTTTGATGTCAACTCATGTTTTGGATTCTGCTGAAAAGATGTGTGATCGCTTTGTTATTTTACATCATGGACAAATCCGAGCTCAAGGAAGTCTCGCTGATTTACGAATGACTTTTGGAAATGCACAAGCCAGCCTTAACGATATCTATATGACTTTGACTAAAGAGGGTTGA
- a CDS encoding DUF1361 domain-containing protein, which translates to MKNKLLISHLFFFMISGAIVYFQIKETYLIWNMFLALLALDFSFCLNRFKNLSLTFIFTLFWLFFYPNTFYMLTDLVHMDFIGSSFSNVQSLIHYFLFLASILFGSLCGVESVNQLLKRFVIKEYYFKLFVLILLSVISSFAIHLGRYARLNSWDLVLRPTVVITELSKLLSADVLPFIVGFSFIQIMVLLFLDKESSK; encoded by the coding sequence ATGAAAAATAAATTGCTTATCAGCCATCTTTTTTTCTTTATGATTTCTGGAGCTATTGTTTATTTTCAAATAAAAGAAACGTATTTAATTTGGAATATGTTTCTGGCCCTTTTGGCTTTGGATTTTAGTTTTTGCCTTAATCGTTTTAAAAATCTTTCATTAACCTTTATTTTTACGTTATTTTGGCTTTTCTTCTATCCCAATACTTTTTATATGTTGACGGATTTGGTGCACATGGATTTTATTGGCAGTAGTTTTAGTAATGTTCAGAGTCTGATTCACTATTTTTTGTTTTTGGCTAGTATTCTTTTTGGTTCCTTGTGCGGTGTTGAGAGTGTCAATCAGTTATTGAAACGTTTTGTGATTAAAGAATATTATTTTAAGCTGTTTGTTCTAATATTGCTGTCTGTGATTTCTAGTTTTGCCATCCATCTAGGACGCTATGCCAGACTTAATTCTTGGGATCTTGTCTTGCGTCCAACAGTAGTCATTACTGAATTAAGTAAACTCTTATCAGCAGATGTTCTACCTTTTATTGTGGGATTTAGCTTTATTCAAATCATGGTTTTGCTTTTTCTTGATAAGGAAAGCAGCAAATAG
- a CDS encoding NCS2 family permease — MEKFFKLKENKTTVRTEVLAGITTFFAMSYILFVNPSILSQTGMPSQGVFLATIIGSIAGTLMMGLYANIPYAMAPGMGLNAFFTYTVVFSLGYTWQEALAMVFICGIISIIITLTRVRRMIIDEIPDSLKKAISAGIGIFLTYIGLKNAGLLNFAIDPGTYSVSGKGAAKGLASITANSSATPSLVNFNNPAVLVAVIGIIITAFFIIKNIKGGVILSIIVTTVIALLAGVVDLSKIDFSANNPVAAVKDLGTIFGAALGNKGLGALFSDAGRIPEVLMTILAFALTDIFDNVGTLIGTGAKAGIFDVTSESTSSGLQNKMDKALFSDMVGTTVGAVAGTSNVTTFVESAAGIGAGGRTGLTAVVVALLFAVSSFFSPLLAIVPTQATAAVLLIVGIMMLSSLKDIEWSDMSQAIPAFFATVFMGLAYSITQGIATGFLFYTFSKLIKKEAKDIHPIIWVLDVLFILNFISLAVL; from the coding sequence ATGGAAAAGTTTTTTAAACTAAAAGAGAACAAAACAACTGTTCGGACAGAAGTGTTGGCTGGCATCACAACCTTCTTTGCCATGTCCTACATTTTATTTGTTAACCCTTCTATTTTGAGTCAGACAGGTATGCCATCACAAGGTGTTTTTCTAGCAACTATTATTGGCTCTATCGCGGGAACCTTGATGATGGGACTTTATGCTAATATTCCTTATGCTATGGCACCGGGAATGGGGCTCAATGCTTTCTTTACCTATACAGTGGTTTTTTCACTTGGTTATACTTGGCAAGAAGCTTTAGCCATGGTTTTTATCTGTGGGATTATTTCAATTATTATTACCTTAACCAGAGTTCGTCGTATGATTATTGATGAAATTCCAGACAGTCTTAAAAAAGCTATCAGTGCTGGTATTGGTATCTTTTTGACTTACATTGGTCTTAAGAATGCTGGTTTGTTGAATTTTGCTATTGATCCAGGAACTTATAGCGTCTCTGGTAAAGGTGCAGCAAAAGGCCTAGCCTCTATTACAGCTAACTCTTCTGCAACACCATCACTGGTTAATTTTAACAATCCGGCAGTTCTCGTGGCCGTTATTGGTATTATTATCACAGCTTTCTTTATCATTAAAAATATCAAAGGCGGGGTTATCCTTTCTATTATTGTAACAACTGTTATTGCTCTTTTAGCGGGTGTTGTTGATCTGTCAAAAATTGATTTTTCTGCCAATAATCCAGTGGCTGCTGTTAAGGATTTGGGCACAATTTTTGGAGCGGCTCTTGGCAATAAAGGTTTGGGAGCTCTGTTTTCAGATGCTGGTCGCATTCCTGAGGTTTTGATGACTATCTTGGCTTTTGCCTTGACTGATATTTTTGATAATGTTGGTACTCTCATTGGTACAGGAGCTAAAGCTGGTATTTTTGATGTAACTAGTGAATCAACATCATCTGGTCTGCAAAATAAAATGGATAAGGCTCTGTTTTCAGACATGGTGGGAACAACGGTTGGAGCAGTTGCGGGTACCTCAAATGTGACGACTTTTGTTGAATCTGCCGCTGGTATTGGTGCCGGAGGCCGTACGGGTCTGACAGCGGTTGTCGTTGCGCTTCTTTTTGCTGTATCAAGTTTTTTCAGTCCTCTTCTTGCTATTGTTCCAACGCAGGCAACAGCAGCAGTACTTTTAATTGTCGGTATTATGATGCTATCAAGTCTCAAAGACATTGAGTGGTCTGACATGAGCCAAGCCATTCCAGCCTTTTTTGCAACTGTTTTTATGGGGCTTGCTTACAGTATTACACAAGGAATTGCAACTGGTTTTCTCTTTTATACCTTCTCTAAATTGATTAAAAAGGAAGCCAAGGATATTCATCCTATTATTTGGGTGCTTGATGTTCTTTTCATCTTGAACTTTATCAGTTTAGCTGTTTTGTAA
- a CDS encoding Cof-type HAD-IIB family hydrolase produces MIKKMIAIDLDGTLLKSDGTLSDYTVAIIKKIQEQGHLVIITTGRPYRMALEFYKILGLKTPMINFNGSLIHIPEKKWAGEHKVRIDRRYLFDVLKNEKAFEADFIASEYRKKFYLTLDHRHAIKPEIFGVKELTNKMQLKPEKITRDPHALLMQTRVADKYALANDMRRHFNHEMEISSWGGPMNILEFSPKGVHKAYALKNLLKTLNLSRDDLIAFGDEHNDRQMLAFASVGYAMKNASEVLLPYADKMTQFDNDHDGVAKELKKLFL; encoded by the coding sequence ATGATTAAAAAAATGATTGCCATTGATTTAGATGGTACGCTTCTCAAAAGTGACGGAACACTTTCCGATTACACTGTCGCTATTATTAAAAAAATTCAAGAGCAAGGACACTTGGTTATCATTACGACTGGCCGGCCCTACCGTATGGCTTTGGAATTTTATAAAATTCTAGGATTAAAAACACCAATGATTAATTTCAATGGTTCTTTGATTCACATTCCTGAGAAAAAATGGGCTGGTGAACACAAGGTTCGGATTGACCGAAGGTATCTTTTTGACGTTTTAAAGAATGAAAAGGCCTTTGAAGCAGACTTTATTGCCAGTGAATACCGCAAAAAATTTTACTTGACACTTGATCACCGTCACGCCATTAAACCAGAGATCTTTGGTGTTAAAGAATTGACAAATAAGATGCAGCTTAAACCTGAAAAGATTACACGGGATCCCCATGCCCTTCTTATGCAGACCCGAGTTGCTGATAAATATGCTCTAGCTAATGATATGCGTCGCCATTTCAATCATGAAATGGAAATCAGCAGCTGGGGCGGCCCTATGAATATCCTTGAATTTTCACCCAAAGGAGTGCACAAAGCTTATGCACTAAAAAATCTGCTCAAAACGCTCAATCTTTCTCGAGATGATTTAATAGCCTTTGGTGATGAACATAACGATCGGCAAATGTTAGCCTTTGCTTCTGTCGGCTATGCCATGAAAAATGCCAGTGAAGTACTATTACCTTATGCTGATAAAATGACACAATTTGACAATGATCACGATGGCGTGGCTAAAGAACTAAAAAAATTGTTTTTATAG
- the dinB gene encoding DNA polymerase IV, with protein MLIFPLINDTSRKIIHIDMDAFFAAVEERDNPKLKGKPLVIGADPRQTGGRGVVSTANYLAREFGIHSAMSSKEAYERCPQAIFIRGNHTKYRQIGLQVREIFRRYTDLVEPMSIDEAYLDVTENKLNIKSAVKIAKLIQRDIWEEFHLTCSAGVSYNKFLAKLASDYDKPHGLTVILPQDAEGFLATLPIEKFYGVGKKSVEKLHALHIFTGKDLQQVPEMTLIDLFGRFGFDLYRKARGISNSPVKNDRIRKSIGSERTYGKLLYNDEDIKLELSKTARRVADSLKKHGRKGKIVVIKVRYSDFSTLTKRKTLDVPTQDFEVIERSAHRIFDHLTENNSGVRLLGVTVTALEDSAREELSLTADDFKT; from the coding sequence ATGCTTATTTTTCCGCTGATTAATGATACGTCACGAAAAATTATTCATATTGATATGGATGCCTTTTTTGCTGCAGTAGAAGAACGTGATAATCCTAAATTGAAAGGTAAACCGCTTGTAATTGGTGCTGACCCCCGTCAAACAGGCGGCCGTGGTGTTGTTTCGACAGCTAATTATTTGGCCAGAGAATTTGGTATTCACTCAGCCATGAGTTCAAAAGAAGCTTACGAACGTTGTCCGCAAGCTATTTTTATCAGAGGCAATCATACTAAATACCGTCAAATTGGATTACAAGTCAGAGAAATTTTTAGACGTTATACAGATTTGGTAGAACCCATGAGTATTGATGAAGCCTATTTAGATGTTACTGAAAATAAATTGAACATAAAATCAGCAGTGAAGATTGCTAAACTTATCCAACGCGATATTTGGGAAGAATTTCATTTAACTTGTTCTGCTGGTGTCTCCTACAATAAATTTTTAGCTAAGTTGGCTAGCGATTATGATAAGCCGCATGGTTTAACAGTCATTTTGCCACAGGATGCAGAAGGCTTCTTAGCAACCTTACCTATTGAAAAGTTTTATGGTGTGGGGAAAAAATCTGTTGAGAAACTGCATGCTCTTCATATCTTTACGGGTAAGGATTTGCAACAGGTGCCGGAAATGACCTTGATTGATCTTTTTGGGCGTTTTGGCTTTGATCTGTATCGTAAAGCACGTGGTATCAGTAATTCTCCTGTCAAAAACGACCGCATTCGTAAATCTATTGGCAGTGAGAGGACCTATGGGAAATTGCTTTATAATGATGAAGATATTAAACTGGAACTATCAAAGACTGCCAGACGAGTAGCTGACAGTTTAAAAAAGCATGGGCGCAAAGGAAAGATTGTCGTTATTAAAGTTCGTTATTCGGATTTTTCAACACTGACCAAGCGAAAAACCTTAGATGTACCCACTCAGGATTTTGAAGTTATTGAGCGTTCAGCTCATCGCATTTTTGATCATCTGACAGAAAATAATTCTGGTGTCCGTCTTTTAGGTGTAACAGTAACTGCTCTGGAAGATAGTGCCAGAGAGGAGCTTTCCTTAACAGCAGACGATTTTAAGACTTAA
- the trmB gene encoding tRNA (guanosine(46)-N7)-methyltransferase TrmB: MRVRRRKGAKEHLENNPRYVILKPEEVKGHWQEVFGNDHPIHIEVGSGKGRFITGMAAKNPQINYIGIDIQVSVLSHALDKVLDSQLPNVKLMLADGSSLTHYFADGEIDLLYLNFSDPWPKKRHEKRRLTYKSFLDTYKKILPEKGEIHFKTDNRELFEYSLASFSQYGMILEQVWLDLHASDYENNVMTEYEEKFSQKGQVIYRVEARF; this comes from the coding sequence ATGAGAGTTAGAAGACGCAAAGGCGCCAAAGAGCATCTGGAAAACAATCCTCGATATGTTATTTTAAAACCAGAAGAAGTCAAGGGGCATTGGCAGGAAGTTTTTGGCAACGATCATCCCATTCATATTGAAGTTGGCAGTGGCAAGGGTCGTTTTATTACAGGAATGGCTGCAAAAAATCCTCAGATCAATTACATAGGGATTGATATTCAGGTTTCTGTTCTTAGCCATGCTTTGGATAAAGTTCTAGACAGTCAGCTTCCCAACGTCAAATTAATGTTGGCGGATGGTTCTAGTTTGACGCATTATTTTGCAGATGGAGAGATTGACCTTCTCTATTTAAATTTCAGTGATCCTTGGCCTAAAAAACGGCATGAAAAACGCCGCTTGACTTATAAAAGTTTTCTTGATACTTATAAGAAAATTTTGCCAGAAAAGGGTGAAATTCATTTTAAAACAGATAATCGTGAACTTTTTGAATACAGCTTGGCAAGTTTCTCACAATATGGTATGATTTTAGAGCAGGTCTGGTTAGACTTGCATGCTAGTGATTATGAAAATAATGTTATGACAGAATATGAAGAGAAATTTTCTCAAAAAGGTCAAGTTATCTATCGTGTTGAAGCACGATTTTAA
- the tsaE gene encoding tRNA (adenosine(37)-N6)-threonylcarbamoyltransferase complex ATPase subunit type 1 TsaE, whose protein sequence is MFYSQNENQLMALGQRIGQKLQAQDVLVLTGDLGSGKTTLTKGIAKGLGIKQMIKSPTYTIVREYEGRLPLYHLDIYRIDDDPDSIDLDDFLFGDGVTVIEWGELLDDSLLSDYLTVFLDKTEDGRQITLLPHGLRSQQLVAELEHD, encoded by the coding sequence ATGTTTTATAGCCAAAATGAAAATCAGCTAATGGCTCTTGGACAGAGAATTGGTCAAAAACTACAAGCTCAAGACGTTCTTGTTCTGACAGGTGATTTAGGATCTGGGAAAACTACTCTGACAAAAGGAATTGCCAAAGGTTTGGGGATTAAGCAGATGATTAAGAGTCCAACCTATACGATTGTTCGTGAATATGAGGGAAGGCTGCCGCTTTATCATTTGGATATTTATCGAATTGATGATGATCCTGATTCTATTGATCTGGATGATTTTCTTTTTGGAGATGGCGTAACAGTGATTGAGTGGGGAGAGCTCTTAGACGATAGCCTTTTGAGTGATTATTTGACAGTCTTTTTAGATAAAACAGAGGATGGCAGACAAATTACTTTATTACCTCATGGCCTGCGCTCTCAGCAATTGGTTGCGGAACTTGAGCATGACTGA
- the ccrZ gene encoding cell cycle regulator CcrZ, which translates to MAQSDKDLTLTPLKGKSGQAYIGTYPNGDKIFVKINTTPILAALAKEQIAPQLLWAKRLGNGDMMSAQEWLDGRLLTRADMNSKQIIQVLLQMHKSKPLVNQLLQLNYKVETPLDLLLSWERSAPYQISENAYLQSVVAEMKRNLPDFKKDYATIVHGDVRHSNWVITTSGLVYLVDWDSVRVTDRMYDVAHILSHYIPHTRWVEWLSYYGYKQNTKVFQKIKWYGQLSYLSQILKYYENRDMENVNQEIYELRKFRESF; encoded by the coding sequence TTGGCACAATCAGATAAAGATTTAACCTTAACACCTTTAAAGGGCAAAAGTGGTCAAGCTTATATCGGAACTTATCCAAATGGTGATAAGATTTTTGTTAAAATCAATACCACTCCCATCTTAGCTGCCTTAGCTAAGGAGCAGATTGCTCCTCAGCTTTTATGGGCAAAACGCTTAGGTAATGGCGATATGATGAGTGCTCAGGAATGGCTGGATGGCAGACTTTTAACCAGAGCCGATATGAATAGTAAGCAAATTATACAAGTTTTGCTGCAAATGCATAAGTCGAAACCCTTGGTTAATCAGTTACTTCAGTTAAATTATAAAGTTGAGACACCTTTGGATTTGCTTCTATCATGGGAACGCAGCGCGCCTTACCAAATTTCAGAAAATGCCTATTTGCAATCAGTTGTTGCTGAAATGAAGCGCAACTTACCTGATTTCAAAAAGGACTATGCAACTATTGTTCATGGAGATGTTAGACACAGCAATTGGGTGATTACAACCAGTGGTTTGGTTTATTTAGTAGATTGGGATTCTGTTCGAGTGACAGATCGCATGTATGATGTAGCTCATATTTTAAGCCATTATATTCCACATACGCGTTGGGTAGAATGGCTGAGCTATTATGGTTATAAGCAAAATACTAAGGTTTTTCAAAAGATAAAATGGTACGGGCAACTGTCTTATTTATCACAAATTTTAAAATATTATGAAAATCGAGACATGGAAAATGTCAATCAGGAAATCTATGAATTACGTAAATTTAGAGAATCCTTTTAG
- the brpA gene encoding biofilm formation/cell division transcriptional regulator BrpA yields the protein MKIGKKILIMLVTIFLTSLVALGVYATSIYNFSLGEFSKTFKDYGTGSGKDVIADEKPFSILLMGVDTGSSERTSKWEGNSDSMILVTVNPKTKKTTMTSLERDILVKLSGSKTNDQTGYDAKLNAAYAAGGAKMAIMTVQDMLDIKIDKYVQINMEGLVQLVDAVGGITVTNHFDFPISIEEHEPEFTASVEPGTHKINGEQALVYSRMRYDDPDGDYGRQKRQREVISKVLKKILALDSVSKYRKILSAVSKNMQTNIEISSSTIPKLLGYSDALKSIRTYQLKGEGTTIDGGSYQLVTSKELLKAQNRIKGQLGLKKSTAENLKTTASLYENFYGGDTSIYDSSSSASDYSSSGNYSGSSSDYGSSSSYGSNSSSGSSSDYSGQNSYNQGNYQQPAAGTGIGN from the coding sequence ATGAAGATTGGTAAAAAAATTCTAATTATGCTGGTTACAATATTTCTCACAAGCTTGGTAGCTTTAGGAGTTTATGCAACGAGTATTTATAACTTTTCTTTAGGAGAATTTTCAAAAACTTTTAAAGATTATGGCACAGGTTCAGGTAAAGACGTTATTGCTGATGAAAAACCTTTTAGTATCCTCTTAATGGGAGTTGACACGGGCTCTTCCGAGAGGACTTCCAAATGGGAAGGTAACAGTGACTCTATGATTTTGGTAACGGTTAATCCCAAAACTAAAAAGACAACCATGACCAGTTTAGAACGGGATATCTTGGTTAAATTATCTGGATCTAAAACTAATGACCAGACTGGTTATGATGCCAAGCTTAATGCAGCCTATGCTGCTGGAGGTGCTAAGATGGCTATTATGACAGTTCAGGATATGCTTGATATTAAGATTGATAAATATGTTCAAATTAATATGGAAGGGCTGGTTCAGTTGGTTGATGCTGTAGGTGGTATTACGGTAACCAATCATTTTGATTTTCCAATTTCAATTGAAGAACATGAGCCTGAATTTACAGCATCAGTTGAGCCCGGGACTCACAAGATTAATGGGGAGCAGGCCCTCGTTTATTCGCGAATGCGTTATGATGATCCAGATGGAGACTATGGCCGTCAAAAGCGTCAACGTGAGGTCATCAGCAAGGTCTTAAAGAAAATTTTAGCTTTAGACAGTGTCAGCAAGTATCGTAAAATTTTATCAGCTGTCAGCAAGAATATGCAGACTAATATTGAAATTTCCAGCAGTACTATTCCTAAACTTTTGGGGTACAGCGATGCTCTCAAGAGTATTAGGACTTATCAGCTCAAGGGAGAAGGAACGACTATTGACGGTGGTTCTTATCAGCTAGTAACCAGCAAGGAATTGCTAAAAGCTCAAAATCGTATTAAAGGACAATTAGGGCTGAAAAAATCAACTGCTGAAAATCTGAAAACAACGGCTAGTCTTTATGAGAATTTTTATGGAGGCGATACGAGTATTTATGACAGTAGCTCCAGTGCCTCAGATTACAGTAGCAGCGGTAATTATTCTGGCTCAAGTTCAGATTATGGTTCTAGTTCTTCTTATGGCTCCAATTCGAGTTCTGGTTCTTCCAGTGATTATTCTGGACAAAATAGTTATAATCAAGGAAATTACCAACAACCTGCTGCAGGAACGGGAATTGGTAATTAA
- the rimP gene encoding ribosome maturation factor RimP translates to MCKEGNTIATLVDIVRPVVAPVIPKPFELVDIEYEKLGGNYVLSILVDKPEGITVEDTADLTDIISPLLDTIKPDPFPEQYMLEISSPGLERPLKTAQSLMNAVGHYINVSLYQAIDKVKVFEGDLTAFDGETLIMTYLDKTQQKTVTIPYKMVAKARLAVKL, encoded by the coding sequence GTGTGTAAGGAGGGAAATACTATCGCAACGCTTGTTGATATTGTAAGGCCAGTAGTCGCACCTGTCATTCCAAAACCTTTTGAATTGGTTGATATCGAGTATGAAAAATTAGGTGGAAACTATGTACTCAGTATTTTAGTTGATAAACCAGAAGGGATTACGGTTGAAGATACAGCTGATTTGACAGATATTATCAGTCCTTTGCTTGATACTATAAAGCCTGATCCATTTCCAGAACAATACATGTTGGAAATTTCAAGTCCTGGTCTAGAACGCCCCTTAAAAACTGCCCAGAGTTTAATGAATGCTGTTGGTCATTATATCAATGTCAGTCTTTATCAAGCTATTGATAAGGTCAAAGTTTTTGAAGGTGATTTGACTGCCTTTGATGGTGAAACACTAATAATGACTTATTTAGATAAAACACAGCAGAAAACTGTTACTATCCCCTATAAGATGGTCGCCAAAGCCCGTCTTGCTGTAAAACTATAG
- a CDS encoding ABC transporter permease: MKAIFTKRRFHFINQCSRYLRYVFNDHFVLVLIFLLGFLMVQYSQLLKHFPANHWPIMLVLVLVVLTLLFWGNIATYLEPADQQFLLVREKDIVALIQKAKRRALFFWGTWQTLLLLILAPLFLRLGLALFSFLFLLLFLLFLKGLIIEKKSRAFLKQKGLNWDHALNQEKKRQQAILKFFSLFTNVKGISNSVKRRAYLDFGTKLLPKETHKAWTNLYLRAFLRSGDYLGLTFRLGFLSLLSLLFIDNPLMSAGLALLFNYLLLFQLLALYKHYDYQYLTALFPISKAEKKANLKQLLRVILYFLTAVEFCFSFSWQKTIILLLAMLCLNEVYLPYKIKKMID, encoded by the coding sequence ATGAAGGCAATTTTTACAAAAAGACGATTCCATTTTATCAATCAATGCAGTCGATACCTTCGCTATGTTTTTAATGATCATTTTGTTTTAGTATTGATTTTTTTACTAGGTTTTCTTATGGTACAGTATAGCCAACTGTTAAAACATTTTCCGGCTAATCATTGGCCTATCATGCTTGTTTTAGTGTTAGTTGTCTTGACCTTACTATTTTGGGGAAATATAGCGACTTATTTGGAACCAGCGGATCAGCAATTTCTTTTGGTCAGGGAAAAGGACATTGTTGCTTTAATCCAAAAAGCTAAAAGACGAGCTCTTTTCTTTTGGGGAACTTGGCAGACACTCTTGCTTCTTATTTTGGCACCTCTTTTTTTACGTTTGGGACTGGCACTTTTTTCTTTTCTTTTTTTGCTCCTTTTTTTGCTCTTTTTAAAAGGATTGATCATTGAAAAAAAAAGCAGAGCTTTTTTGAAGCAGAAAGGACTGAACTGGGATCATGCTCTTAATCAAGAGAAAAAACGGCAGCAGGCAATTTTAAAATTCTTTTCACTTTTTACCAATGTTAAGGGAATTTCAAACAGCGTTAAGCGACGGGCTTATTTGGATTTTGGGACAAAATTATTGCCGAAGGAGACTCATAAAGCGTGGACTAATCTTTATTTAAGAGCTTTTTTACGCAGTGGCGATTATTTAGGACTGACCTTTCGTTTAGGTTTTTTAAGTCTTTTAAGTCTTCTTTTTATTGATAATCCTTTAATGTCAGCAGGTTTAGCGCTCCTTTTTAATTACCTCTTGCTTTTTCAATTGTTGGCTCTTTATAAACATTATGATTATCAATATTTAACAGCCCTTTTTCCCATTTCAAAAGCGGAGAAGAAGGCTAATTTGAAACAGTTATTGCGTGTTATTCTATATTTTCTAACAGCTGTTGAATTTTGTTTTAGCTTTTCATGGCAAAAGACAATTATTTTACTTTTGGCAATGCTTTGTCTCAATGAAGTTTATCTGCCTTACAAAATAAAGAAGATGATTGACTAA
- a CDS encoding helix-turn-helix domain-containing protein, which translates to MNIGEKLKTARQQSHLTQEAVADLILVSRQTISNWENEKSYPDIVNLIKLSDLYQISLDTLLKDDGKMIEHLDKTTNAVKSNQKLQTFLLSYLAMITCLLFLSLFFLKSYYFLLFLSIIMILGVLILFYQIIKRI; encoded by the coding sequence ATGAACATTGGAGAAAAACTCAAAACAGCACGCCAACAATCTCATCTAACTCAAGAAGCTGTCGCTGACTTAATCTTAGTTTCCAGACAAACCATCTCTAATTGGGAAAATGAAAAATCTTACCCAGACATTGTCAATTTGATAAAACTTAGTGACCTTTATCAGATTAGTTTAGACACACTGTTAAAAGACGATGGAAAAATGATCGAACATCTAGATAAGACAACTAATGCTGTTAAAAGCAATCAAAAACTGCAAACTTTTTTATTAAGCTATCTGGCGATGATAACCTGTCTGCTGTTTTTGTCATTATTCTTTCTAAAAAGTTATTATTTCTTATTGTTTTTAAGTATTATCATGATTTTAGGTGTACTTATTTTGTTTTATCAAATCATAAAAAGAATTTAG